One Prunus dulcis chromosome 7, ALMONDv2, whole genome shotgun sequence DNA segment encodes these proteins:
- the LOC117635278 gene encoding E3 ubiquitin-protein ligase RZFP34 — MESGSETQMDLNNNTSHQNDHSIMEMGSGSFGCAHYRRRCKIRAPCCDEIFDCRHCHNESKNTLEVDPLDRHDVPRHDVKRVICSLCNTEQDVQQHCIQCGVCMGNYFCSKCKFFDDDVSKKQYHCDECGICRTGGEQNFFHCNKCECCYSKVLKDSHNCVEKAMHHNCPVCFEFLFDTRADITVLLCGHTIHLECVKEMERHCQYSCPVCSKSYRDMSRVWEKLDQEIAATPMPEMYQNKMVWILCNDCGQTSEVNFHIVAHKCLKCNSYNTRQTQGGPASCSSRITDMVR; from the exons ATGGAGAGCGGATCCGAGACCCAGATGGATTTGAACAACAACACTTCTCATCAGAATGATCACTCTATCATGGAGATGGGATCTGGGAGTTTCGG GTGCGCCCATTATAGACGGAGGTGCAAGATCAGAGCACCTTGCTGTGATGAGATATTCGATTGCAGGCATTGCCATAACGAATCCAAg AATACATTGGAAGTTGATCCTCTTGATCGCCATGACGTTCCTCGCCATGATGTGAAAAGG GTCATCTGCTCCCTGTGCAACACAGAACAAGAT GTTCAACAGCACTGTATCCAATGCGGCGTTTGCATGGGGAACTATTTTTGCTCCAAATGCAAGTTCTTTGATGATGAT GTTTCGAAAAAACAGTACCATTGTGATGAATGCGGTATCTGCAG AACCGGAGGCGAGCAGAATTTTTTCCACTGTAACAAATGTG AATGTTGTTACTCAAAAGTGTTGAAGGATTCACACAATTGTGTGGAGAAAGcaatgcatcataattgcccTGTGTGCTTTGAG TTTCTTTTCGACACAAGGGCAGACATTACTGTCTTGCTATGTGGACACACTATACATTTGGAATGTGTAAAAGAGATGGAGCGACATTGCCA GTATTCATGCCCGGTTTGCTCAAAATCATATCGCGATATGTCCCGTGTGTGGGAAAAACTTGATCAGGAG ATTGCTGCAACTCCCATGCCTGAAATGTATCAAAATAAGATG GTTTGGATCCTCTGCAATGATTGTGGGCAAACATCAGAGGTAAATTTCCACATTGTAGCACACAAGTGCCTGAAATGCAACTCCTACAATACAAGGCAAACACAAGGAGGGCCAGCCTCATGCTCATCAAGGATTACAGATATGGTGAGATGA
- the LOC117635277 gene encoding alpha carbonic anhydrase 7-like: MAGSKQIHLVFIFFTFFLLCLDPTPTRAEVSGAGRKIEFEYKAGSKKGPEHWGDLKKEWMTCKNGKGQSPIDLRDGIATKVNSSLEHFKISYKPTKAILKNEGHAIAVIWDGDAGSISINGKEYNLRQCHWHSPSEHSIDGKRYDVELHMVHRAKNNSDVAVVGFLYKIGQPNPFISKVKKAIASMMDVEKDVQLGVIDPRKMKKAKLGFQDPKKRKMKKASSKFYRYSGSFTTPPCSEGVTWTINKQVHTVSIAQVKLLQQAVFDFAEMNARPVQPLNGREVKLHGSTFVNLKN, translated from the exons ATGGCTGGATCAAAGCAAATCCATCTTGTGTTcatttttttcacattttttcttctgtgCTTGGACCCAACACCAACTAGAGCTGAAGTTTCTG GTGCAGGGCGTAAAATAGAATTTGAATACAAGGCAGGGAGCAAGAAAGGACCAGAACACTGGGGAGACCTTAAGAAAGAATGGATGACATGCAAGAATGGCAAAGGCCAATCACCCATAGATTTAAGGGATGGGATTGCCACCAAAGTGAACTCAAGTTTAGAGCATTTTAAAATCAGTTATAAGCCTACAAAAGCCATTTTGAAGAATGAAGGTCATGCTATCGCG GTTATATGGGACGGTGATGCTGGATCAATCAGTATCAATGGCAAAGAATACAACCTCAGACAATGCCATTGGCACTCCCCCTCAGAGCATTCCATTGATGGCAAAaggtatgatgtggaattgcACATGGTTCACAGAGCCAAGAACAACAGTGATGTAGCTGTGGTTGGCTTCCTCTACAAAATTGGCCAACCAAATCCTTTCATCTCAAAG GTCAAAAAGGCGATAGCGTCGATGATGGATGTAGAGAAGGATGTACAACTGGGAGTGATTGATCcaaggaagatgaagaaggcTAAGCTCGGGTTTCAGGACCCgaaaaagaggaagatgaaaaAGGCTAGCTCGAAATTTTACAGATACAGTGGATCATTCACAACCCCTCCTTGCAGTGAAGGAGTAACTTGGACCATAAACAAACAG GTACATACTGTTTCAATAGCACAAGTGAAGTTGCTTCAACAAGCCGTTTTCGAT TTTGCAGAGATGAATGCAAGACCAGTACAACCTCTCAATGGCCGGGAGGTCAAGCTCCACGGTTCAACGTTTGTCAATTTGAAAAACTAA
- the LOC117635413 gene encoding alpha carbonic anhydrase 4-like, with protein MMVESKQAHLQFLVFSLFLLYWHQIPIGAQVVGQEIEFDYRNGNDKGPEHWGELKKEWAACKYGKLQSPIDLSDDRATKVIPSSEDLQMSYKPCNATMKNEGHYIAMEWEGDAGSVKINGTDYFLKQCHWHTPSEHSINGIRYDLELHMLHRSPDPNNKAVVALLFKIGSPNPLLSKVHNGLESMIGTKETQLELTDPSEIKWSSLKFYRYIGSLTTPPCTEGVIWIVNEMVNTVSKEQLESLKQAVYDYAKMNARPSQPLNDRDIMLYSTLLRQPVLRN; from the exons ATGATGGTTGAATCAAAGCAAGCCCATCTTCAGTTCcttgtattttctttgtttcttctctACTGGCACCAAATACCAATTGGAGCCCAAGTTGTTG GTCAAGAAATAGAGTTTGATTATAGGAATGGGAATGACAAGGGACCAGAACACTGGGGAGAGCTTAAGAAAGAATGGGCAGCATGCAAGTATGGAAAATTGCAATCACCAATAGATTTATCGGATGACCGTGCCACCAAAGTGATCCCAAGTTCAGAGGATCTTCAAATGAGTTACAAGCCCTGCAATGCAACCATGAAGAACGAAGGCCACTATATCGCG ATGGAGTGGGAGGGTGATGCTGGATCAGTCAAAATCAATGGCACAGATTACTTCCTCAAGCAATGCCATTGGCACACCCCCTCTGAGCATTCCATTAATGGCATAag GTATGATTTGGAGCTGCACATGCTTCACCGAAGTCCGGACCCAAACAATAAAGCTGTAGTTGCACTTCTATTCAAAATTGGCAGCCCCAATCCTCTTCTCTCAAAG GTGCACAACGGCTTAGAGTCTATGATTGGTACAAAGGAGACACAACTGGAACTGACTGATCCAAGTGAGATAAAATGGAGCAGCTTAAAATTTTACAGATACATTGGCTCACTCACAACCCCTCCTTGCACTGAAGGAGTTATTTGGATCGTAAACGAAATG GTAAATACTGTTTCGAAAGAACAACTGGAGTCACTTAAACAAGCTGTTTATGAT TATGCAAAGATGAACGCAAGACCATCACAGCCTCTCAACGACCGAGACATCATGCTCTACAGCACGTTGTTAAGACAGCCAGTGTTGCGAAACTAG
- the LOC117635279 gene encoding alpha carbonic anhydrase 7-like, translating into MAGSKQIHLGLLVSTFFLLCWNPKPVRAENSENAIEFEYKTGSKKGPEHWGELKKEWKTCKDGKSQSPIDLGDGIATKVNSSLEHFKVSYKPAEAMIENEGPVIAVVWEGDAGSISINGTDYILRQCHWHSPSEHSINGKRYDLELHMVHRAKNNNVAVVGFLYEIGKPNPFLSEVTKEIASMTDVEKNVQLGVIDPRKMKEAQTGFQDAKKRKMREDSSKFYRYMGSFTTPPCTEGVTWTINKQVLSVSKSQVNLLQQVVFDYAMMNARPLQPLYGRDIKLHGSSFSSFLQ; encoded by the exons ATGGCTGGATCAAAGCAAATCCATCTTGGGTTACTTGTTTCtacattttttcttctgtgCTGGAACCCGAAACCCGTTAGAGCTGAAAATTCTG AGAATGCAatagaatttgaatataagaCAGGGAGCAAGAAAGGGCCAGAGCACTGGGGAGAGCTTAAGAAGGAATGGAAAACATGCAAGGATGGCAAATCACAATCACCAATTGATTTAGGGGACGGGATTGCCACCAAAGTAAACTCAAGTTTAGAGCATTTTAAAGTCAGTTATAAGCCTGCCGAAGCCATGATCGAGAACGAAGGTCCTGTTATTGCG GTTGTGTGGGAAGGTGATGCTGGATCAATTAGTATCAATGGCACAGATTACATCCTCAGACAATGCCATTGGCACTCACCCTCTGAGCATTCCATTAATGGCAAAAGGTATGATTTGGAATTGCACATGGTTCACAGAGCCAAGAACAACAATGTGGCTGTGGTTGGATTCCTCTACGAAATTGGCAAACCCAATCCGTTTCTCTCTGAG GTGACAAAGGAGATAGCATCTATGACTGATGTAGAGAAGAATGTACAACTGGGAGTGATTGATCCGAGGAAGATGAAGGAGGCTCAGACAGGGTTTCAAGACGCgaaaaaaaggaagatgaGAGAGGATAGCTCGAAATTTTACAGATACATGGGCTCATTCACAACCCCTCCTTGCACTGAAGGAGTTACTTGGACCATAAACAAACAG GTACTTTCTGTTTCAAAATCACAAGTGAATCTTCTTCAACAAGTCGTTTTCGAT TATGCAATGATGAATGCAAGACCACTACAACCTCTTTATGGCCGGGATATCAAGCTCCATGGCTCATCGTTCTCATCCTTTCTCCAGTGA
- the LOC117635414 gene encoding alpha carbonic anhydrase 4-like, whose translation MVESKQAHLQLLVFTFFLLYWHPTLIRAKEAEHEFDYKEGSKKGPEHWGEFKKEWARCKDGKFQSPIGLSDDHVTKVTPSLEDLKMSYKPSNATVKNEGPYLAIEWEGDAGSIKINGTDYFFKQCHWHTPSEHSINGIRYDLELHMVHQSTDPKIKNSIAVLAFLYHIGNPNFFLSKVNKDIMSEVATKEVHLGVTDPREIKWTSFSFYRYIGSLTSPPCTEGVIWTINERVKHVSREQVELLQEAVDDYAEMNTRPLQPLNDREIKHYGLSLTDAPSPHEGNHGPKQYRSVSAQSPKESGSNNAPKPSHPEGNQSPKQSLRLFTHITVCIFTYLL comes from the exons ATGGTTGAATCAAAGCAAGCCCATCTTCAGCTCttagtttttactttttttcttctctactGGCATCCAACACTGATTAGAGCTAAAGAAGCTG AGCATGAGTTTGATTATAAGGAAGGGAGTAAGAAGGGACCAGAACACTGGGGAGAGTTTAAGAAAGAATGGGCACGATGCAAGGATGGGAAATTTCAATCACCAATAGGTTTGTCGGATGATCATGTCACCAAAGTGACCCCAAGTTTAGAGGATCTTAAAATGAGTTATAAGCCTTCAAATGCAACTGTCAAGAACGAAGGTCCCTATCTTGCG ATCGAATGGGAAGGTGATGCTGGATCAATCAAAATCAACGGCACAGATTACTTCTTCAAACAATGTCATTGGCACACCCCCTCTGAGCATTCCATTAATGGCATAAG GTATGATCTGGAACTGCACATGGTTCATCAAAGCACCGACCCGAAAATAAAGAACAGTATTGCTGTACTCgcatttctataccacattGGCAACCCCAACTTTTTTCTCTCAAAG GTGAACAAAGATATAATGTCTGAGGTTGCTACAAAGGAGGTACACTTGGGAGTGACTGATCCAAGGGAAATAAAATGGACTAGCTTCAGTTTTTACAGATACATTGGATCACTCACATCCCCTCCTTGCACTGAAGGAGTTATTTGGACCATAAACGAAAGG GTAAAACATGTTTCAAGAGAACAAGTGGAGTTACTTCAAGAAGCTGTGGATGAT TATGCAGAGATGAATACAAGACCATTACAACCTCTCAATGACAGAGAAATCAAGCACTATGGCCTGTCGTTAACTGATGCACCAAGCCCCCATGAGGGCAACCACGGCCCCAAGCAATATAGGTCAGTTAGTGCACAAAGCCCCAAGGAATCTGGCTCAAATAATGCACCAAAACCAAGCCACCCAGAGGGTAACCAAAGCCCTAAGCAATCTCTCAGATTATTTACGCACATAACAGTGTGTATCTTCACATATCTTCTCTAA